The following DNA comes from Plasmodium vivax chromosome 11, whole genome shotgun sequence.
TGCAGCGGCAGGTTGGCCGGTCGCCACTTGGGGAAGTCCCATTCGGGGGATGCCATCAATTTGCGTTTTACCTCCCCAGCGAAGTGTAGCGTTTTGTATAGGGTTCAAACGTGCACACGTAGGTcagcaggaggggggaaaaagttAATGAGTTGTTTGGGGGAGGGTCAGCACCGCTACACAGGGGAGAGGACTTCCCCGCCGTGGGAGCTCCCCCCATGAGTAGGTCGCCAAAAAGAAAGgggcacaaatggggagcaGCTCAATTGGAGGTCAGACTATAGAACCCGAGGGGCTGGCGCCCTCCTTGCGGACGAAGTGCACAAACTTGCAGAAGAAGAGGTTGGAAAAGATTAGCAAGATGATGGAAGAGCGCATCAAGTGGATGGAGGTGCCATCCTCGCAGATGTCCGAGCTACCATCATGCATGACGCACAAGGGGATGTTATACGCTCGGTTGACGGAGAAGAGGGAAGAGATCATCGTGATGAGAGCCACGTTAACAAACAGGAAGGAAATGTATTTGACCAGTAGGacgttcttcccctttttgtagtTCAGAAGAATGTGGAAGAGGAGGCAAATcggaattaataaaaaaattaatattgcGTAAAGAAGAATCGTATGGTAAGTACCTGCCTTCTTTATCTTGGCTAAGAATTTGCACTCTAGGTTGTAGATCGTAGGCCCGAAGATATGCTTCCTTGTTAAGACCAACTTCTGATCGTTTAGAAGCCCTACATGTGCGGGGTTTTTCAGTGCATCTACGAGGAATTCATCAGTTagctccccttttgtgggATCCACCGGGTTCTGTTCATCCCTTAGCATATTGTTAGATGCCAAAAAGGTTAGGAGTTTTTCTAATTCTTCCTTCGTGACTGGCTTGCAGATTTCGTTGGCTATTAACGACTCCATGGTTTGCTCCTTGTCAATCGATAGAGTTACATCACCGTTTTGTTTTGAAACCTTTTCTACACGCCTAATGGTCGTTGCACCGATATCTATGTGCACCGCCTTCTGGGTGCTTTTAGACTTTAGCTCCATTTGGTGCACCTTCCATGAGTCGTAGCAAATAGATGCCGTAACGAAGGCGAAGCAGATTATGTAGAGGAAGAAACACATCAGCACGTTGTAGTGACGGCAAAAGAAATTCACCTCCTTCGACAGCTGTCTCCTCTTCTgcagcaaatcttttttgtcttttaaGAAAGTGTTATTTGACATGAACGATTTGACTTTCTCCAAACTGTAAATCTTTCTAGCGATTGACTCGCACGACAGTTTCTGTTcccctccccgggggggtcTCTCCCCCGGGCTGTATGGCCCCACTGCCTCCATTGCGCCCACTGCCCCCATTGCGGCGAGCGTCTCTATCCCCCCCTTGTGTGCCTCCAAATAGGCACCTGCTGTGTACTCATTTGGCAGCCCCCTGGTCAGGTGGTCGTCTGTCTTGATGGAGCACGTGCGGCTCTCTCGGAGGGGGGGCACCACATGTTGGCTCTTCCTCCAGAAGGGGGCCACGCTACTTTGCTCCTTCCCCTCGAAGGGGGCCACGCtactttgcttcttcccctcgaAGGGGTCCACGCTactttgcttcttcctcccgaAGGGGGGTTCCTCCCCGAGGTTCTCCACCCCTCTCTGCATTGCTCCTGTTGGGATTTGCATCGGGATGTGTGCCCCACTGGGGGTGCCCTGATGGAAGTTCCCCTGTTGGAAGTCCCTCACTTGGAAGCCCCTCTCGTGGAAGCCCCCCTTCCAGTGGCCGCGGTTATACTCATTGAAGCTCCCACTGAGGTAGTGTTGGATGTAGGGCCCTCCGCTGCTTCCCTCGGTGCTGCTGGCAcggcgcctcccccccacgcCTTCCTTAACGGGGGTCACCTCGTTCATGCCCGTGGGTTGGTCCTTCACTTGATTGGGGCAAGCCGCCTTTCGGAAGAGACGCAAAAATTTGTCCTTGTATTTGCTCCTGCACCTTTCTGCGCTTTTGTCCTTTCCCCCGTCTTTTCCCCCGTCTTTGCCTCTGAACCTGCTCAGAATTACATCAATTTCGGCCTTTTCTTCAGGAGCATGGATGTGGCTCGGCGGTTGGCCGTCCCCCTGGGTGGGGTCTGCCCCTGCCACTGCTACTCCAGCTGCTACTCCCTCTGCTGCTCCCGCTTCGGTTGCTGTTGGTGCTCCCCCCGCTGGGTGCTCCTCACCACTGCAGGCAACTTCGTGGTGGCTGCTCCTAGCCAGGGGGTCTTCATTCACCTCGCCTTCTTTGAGCagccccccctttggggcCTCTCCGCCAATTTCCATCGAGTCATTCTTCCCGTTTTCCGCGTCACCAGCATTTCCTAATAGGCTCTCCCCCGAGTGGACTCCCATCAGAGGGGAGTCTGCCATCAGAGGGGGGTCTACCATCCCGGGAGCGTCTGCCATCCCAGGGGGGCCTGCCAACCCGGGAGCGCCCCCCAACCCCAGGTGTGCATCCTCATCTTCcagtatttttaaaatgtcctGTTGGTTCCTCATCTGCACCTCCGCGTCTGTGTAGTCGTTAtcggcctcccccccgtcgGCACCCCCCCTGTCCTGGCCAGATAAATTAACCTGAAAGCGGTCGATGCAGGGGTGGTTCAAATTATGCTCGCTGAAGATGTTCCTCTCCTGTGTATCTGTGCGTACGTTGGCGATCGAGTGGATTTGATTCTTCAAGAGGGTCTCACTCTGTgtgtaattaaaataattgtacTTGTTTTCGTCGACGTTAATTTGCTCATTCTGTATGTTATCTACGGATGTCAAATTTGCTATCGATTTCTGGTTCGCCAGTTGCTCCGTAGAGGAGCTCACTTCTTCGATTGGCTTTCTTCCGTTGGTGTTCGTCTCCATGGTGGCCTCTCACGTTTTGGGCAGCCACACGGGTGGGTGAAGTGTGGCGGCTGGCGTAAGACGTGTGGCGTGCGGTGTGAGTATTTTTAACACTCACCGGTGCGCAGGGACATCTCCCTCCTCACGTAGGAGAGTCACCCCCGTGGGAGATTCCACGAAAGGGCAGCGAAAGTTGGTGCAAAATTACCTGTCTGGCACAGCTGGCCGAACAGGTTGCCAAGTGAAGACCGACTCGTGGAAGCCTCCCCGTCGATGCGTGCACCGGTCTGGTTGCAGCGGAAAGGGAAAGACAAAAAGTGCgaaaagttgcaaaaaattgggaCAACCACATAAACGTATGTTTATGTGCATACGTGGGCAGAAGGACACCCTTTTTTCTGATcgcgaaggggagaagtaaACCaattgcttttttattttatttttttttcccttttgcaacGCCAACTGTTGCACTTGTTAGCGATAACGTCGCCCTGCATGGCATTCCTTCGCACTgtgcgcatgtgtgtgtgaatttctttttttttttttttttttttttttcctaaacaGAACGAGTGTGTCACCACCTGGCACGTGGACGCATTCGCACTGCAGGCACGCCCTACCACTTTCGCGGTTGTTTTGGTTTGGCGCCTTGGAGGCATGCCCCCCTGTGCGTACAACTTTTTAGAGTGCTGCGTACTCTGCTGCAGTGTCAGGGCCGTCTTTCACTTCTTACATAAGGGGGAAGTGCCACTGCATTTGGGGGTGGTTTCTCCCTACCGCTGGGTTGCATGTCCACGTGGGGTGCACACCAGGTGCGCTGTACTGTGGGTGGAATTCCCCCCCAATTGGCACGCCCATCGTGTATGCCCCTTTGTTCTCCTTCCATAGCGACGCAGGAATGCATGTGAGagagggggggggttccttcCAGTTTGACCTTCGCCCAGTGTACGCCCCTCTACATTGAGGTGGCGTTCACCCCCACCATGTttgcggcaaagggggggaaaaaaaaaaggagagaaaggtgagaagcaaaagaagaggaagaagcgaaagaaaaggagagatGGGACGAAAAGGATGCCCTTCCAACCTACTGAGTCTCGGCAAATGTTCCCGATGGCAGGCATGGCTATACCCCCTCGCTCGAACGGGGTGACGCCATTTCTCCACCCACGCGTAGGGAAATCCACACGTGGGCGTATTCCGCATGAGAGTTGCCCATGCTGGGTTGCCCCTCCGCAAACCAGCACGTATGCCCATCGCGGCGGAGCTGCACAGACGTAGGAGTGAAGaaggaagggggaaggaaaaaaaaaacaccactGGGGGGTTTCCCTTTCACCGAATGGGCAGCACCGTTCTAATGCACACACGGGAGGTTGTCAACTGGGCacgtcccctttttgcggACGCGGTCCAGAGGTAGCCCTGCGTGAGGAGGTAGGAAGTGTGCGAAGGGTGCAAAGTGTGCGGGACGAACATGCGGAAAACGGCACGCCAATGCTGCTTTGCAGGCGGAACGTTAGCCCCTCAAAAtaaggaagcgaaaaaagggtACCCATGTGTATTCCCCTTCTGTCACACACCACTACCTCCACATTGTGCCATGTGCACACAGGGGAGCTAATCAAAAGGAACCATAAAGGAGCTTTCTAACTTTGTGGGTGCCCCACTCTCAGctcgcctcccccccataAGCAGCATAATAAGACTCAGGAATTTCAACGCTTACATTGCTGTCACAACGCACggtttgtaattttaaaaaaaaaaaaaaaaaaaaaaaaagcgagaGTAAGAACAACACGTGGTGAtggtgaagggaaaaaaaaaaatgaatagctTCTAGTGAAgcctaaaaaaaaaaaagaaaaaaagaaagaaaagaaaactaAATAACATGATACACATAAACCATACTCATGCACGCACAACAAACATGGTGCCACATGGCCACAAGGACAAAAGTAAAGagatatatgtgcacatgattattaaatttacctaaacgtttgcatttttttttttttatataaatatatgaccaaaaatgaatatgaaaaataactcaaaaaaaaaaaaaaaaaaaaaaaaaaaaaaaaagtcttttTACTTACATTTTGTAATCATCACGTATGtgtggaggagaaaaaagttcGCGTAGGGCAGGAACACCCGGAACacttcctctcctcctcccccgaACCTGCTccacatatgtgtgtacgGATGTATGTGTACATGCCCATACACACGTAAAGGCCAAACAATTTCGCGCATGCTACATGGTGTTGCataaggggggggaaataataaaaactgAGGGGGGATGGGGAGATgcagattaaaaaaaaaaattggctcACAAGTCAACTGCAAGCTTCACACGTTGGCTGCACACATGTTGGTTGGCTGCATATGGATGGCTGCACTTGGCCAGGTCCCACTTTGAATGTACCTCCTCTGTTCGTGGCGGAGAGAAtttactccccccccccgctgcttccCCCAAACGGAAGAAATGCACAGGAGAGGGTGCAAACCCACTCAGCTGCGAATCGTCGAACGTTTCCGTCGCGCAGGGAGCAAAGGAAGTCCATTCATATGGGTGCCCGTCAAAGCGTGTGCACGTACATTTGTGTAGGGGCATACCCACATAAAGGTAAATATATGGGCATACGTAATATACACCCGTGTGCCTATCCTGTGTGGGGGTCCCATCTTGTGCCGCTTTCCTCATCGCACTTGGTTCTCTGGTCAACACTCATGGGGCAAACCACCACTTGGGAAGTGGCAACCGGAAAGTGTTTCGGAAAGGGATGGCGATGAGtatgcttcttcttttttcttcctacaCTTCCGAACAAATTTGATCTTCCTCTTACTTTCTGGGTGATGCCGAGACAAACGCGCCTCTTCAAAATGCTCCTCAAAACATCACCGTTTGGTAAATTCTCCACGGCCACACGAGTTGGCACATACGTACTGCACAACTGTACGGGGGGGCGACACGCCTGACGTGCCTCCAGCTATACGAGCTTACACATATGCAACGCGGTCATGTGAACAGGCGAGTTGATGGCTCTTCGCGAGGGGgagcaaaggggaaaacctcccccccgctgccaTACCCGTGGGAGACATACGCAAATGTAAGTGCATACGTTCGGCGCTGCGCAACGCTTGGCGAAGCCGCGCCCTCCCATGAGTacctccaagggggggaagctgcCTCGTGGGTTGCCCCTTCAGCTGCCACTGGGTTGCCGCTTcgctgccgcttcaccgccgcCTCGCCGCCGCGAAAATCTATTCATTCAGATCGTCACTGGATCATTTCTTCACTTTGCCTTTGgatgcttccatttttttcctttccttttcgttgttatttttttttggcctgtttggcaatttttcatttttttttgtgtttttcatttttttgtgtttttttttttatttttgttttatcttGCACATCGTTGGAgggtttgttttttccccccgctcAGCTACGCCTCACGCTTATGATCTTTCTCCACGAATACGTCTGGCCAGCTGTATATCCTTTGGCATGATGGTGACTCTCTTGGCGTGAATGGCACACAAGTTGGTGTCTTCGAAGAGTCCAACCAAGTAGGCCTCGGCCGCCTCCTGCAGTGCCAGTACAGCTTGGGATTGAAATCTGAGGTCCGTTTTGTACTCCTGGGCAATTTCTCTTACTAGTCTTTGGAAGGGCAATTTTCTTATGAGGAGGTCGGTGGACTTTTGGAACTTTCTAATTTCTCTCAGGGCGACCGTTCCTGGGCGATATCTGTGGGGTTTCTTAATTCCCGTCGAGACTGGCGCGGACTTTCTCGCTGCCTTGGATGCCAGTTGCTTTCTGGGGGCCTTTCCTCCGGTGGATTTTCTCGCGGTTTGCTTGGTCCTGGCCATTTTGAACGTTCGgcggaaaggggaaaaaaaagggaaaaaaaaaggaagaaaaaaaggaagaaaaaaaggaagaaaaaaaggaagaaaaaaaggaagaaaaggtaATCCACGTAAAAGGGGggttaaatatataatatatacgtgggggaaaaaccttgaatgtaaaaaaaaaaaaaaaaaaaatattttattttatatgcaaaCAATATCGCAGGGAATTTGCAACGAAAAGGAAGTTtgaaaaataagcaaaaaaaaaaaaaggcaaaatggcgaaatgataaaataacgaaatgataaaataacgaaatgataaaataacgaaaggaatttttttttttttttttgtcaaagtatgaaaaaacgaaaaggataaaaatctgcaaaaaatatttctcgCTCAAttggtttgaaaaaaaaaaaaatgagattgtgagagggaaaaaaaaaagaaaaaaaaaagaaaaaaaaaagaaaaaaaaaagaaaaaaaaaagaaaaaaaaaacgaagaaaaaataaaaaaaagaaaaaaaaagaaaaaaaaagaaaaaaaaagaaaaaaagaaaaaaaagaaaaaaaagaaaaactaatTTGTCATTACAAACGGGTGCCTCTTTctgttaatcattttttttcgattatttttgcaattccaTTGCGtaatttttcgcttttgctttttttttttggtttgaAAATTTACCCCTTTCTGCGCATATCATATCatatcactttttttgcaattaaaaaataatttacatgtacTTCGCACGCGGCTCCGCGCGACCAGCATAGCGCAGTCACCATGACGAAGTCAGCACAACCAGCGCAGCACATACGTACGCACGTGTTACGTAGCACTTCCCCCACGTGATGGACGGGTCACCACTGCCGCGCGGGGTGACAAAGGCAGGGGCCAGTCCACCCGTATGCGCACGGTATATTTACTACATACAGACGTACGTGTACTTATGCGACCATTTTTCTGTACGCCTCCGTGGCTCGCTTGGACATTTTCACCGCCGCGCGGCAAAGGGTAAAGAAAAACGCGGCAAACACAATTGTGCTTTCATACGCGCGCATACGTATATGATAGTACATGTCCATACGCTGCGGGAGGTTACGCGGTACTTTCTTTTACTACGCGTTTGCCTTGGCGACGTTTTACCGCCTCACTTCATGTACGTGTCCCGCGCCCGCCGTCAGGAGGGAAGCCTCCTTTTTCGCAAgtgcatgtatttttttacccccacATTTGGGCCCAGCTCGCAAAATGGATAGCAGGTTAATACTGGCACTACGCCTACCCGTACAGTACAGGTGAACATTTCTTGCGCGGCGCGGGGGAACTCCTCGGGCGTTTGCCTCGACTTGTCCGCTCGCAGTAGGGCAGCGTTCGCAACTGCTTAGCTCATCAGCCCATTCGCCCATTCGCCGCCTcgttgccgcttcaccgcttcaccgcttaacAAGGACACGGCAGGCCAATTCAGCGCGCATGCCCCGCACAGGTACACCACAATGATGTACTGTTTAGCCCCCCCATACACCCGAAACAGCTGATAAGTTgcatatggaaaaaaaaaataaaataaaataaataccccCTTGTGCGCATCATTTCACGTGTCACATTTGTGAACCAGGTCCAATGtgaaaaatttcttttctgGGTCAccattttccaaaaaggggggacgcGGGCCGCCCCCTCGCGCATTCGTCCGAAGTTGTTGTGCAAGTTTTGCGGCGACGCGGGGTGGAAAAGGGGACGGAGTAACAGCAGGGGtgacccattttttcctgcctCCTTCATTGTCCTTCCAAGCGCGATCCACACAAGTTGTACGTACGTGTATACATCCGTACGTGTATACATCCGTACGTGTATACATCCGTACGTGTATACATCCGTACGTGTATACATCTGTATGTGCCTTTTTATGGGTGACTACGACAGCAGCCCCACCGATTCCGTTGCACCTATCACTTCCTCGGGGGGCGGGTTTACCAAAATGATAGCCAAACCAGCGCTGTATGACCCACCTGTTTGTACCGTAAAGACGAGGGCGGGAAAAATGAGCACCTTTCGAACCCACCCGGTGTTTTGGCGAATTGGCTGTTTGGCCTACCCCCCTGATGAGCCGTTCATGTCAATCGCAGCGATCACCCCCCATATACCATgctgcatatatatgcaatataCATGTGAATGCTCTTCCGCGCAGTGCAGTTGCGAAGCGGTCGTTCTGCTGCAAGCAAGTGCGTAACTGTCACATGGGTGGGCCGCTCAAAAGGAGGAGTGTAGGCAAAGCGAGCTGATTTTCGAGCGCTGAGATATGTTAGGCCCCGCAATCCTTTGCCGATTGCTGCTTCCAAGCTGGAAGATGTAGCGCTAGCGCAATGTAAAGTTGTTCCGAATACGAGGCAATTGTGGAGTTAGCACATGCGTGTAAGCTTATCCAACCATATTTGCAAGCATTTAAAGGGGCGGTGAGTGCGTATGAACACGTACCCCTGATGTGCGCTGCTCACAATTGTAAGAGTAGGGGGAGACCTCTCACTCATTCTATTTTATGCCCCCCTCTAGCGAGGCAAGCATCGAGGAGAGCAGCCAGTTGCGCGGATTCGGGAGTCACTTTAAAACGCGCAACAATGGTGCCTAATGCAACCCCTCCAAATGaagcatttaaaaagggTTAACCGCTGGAAAGTGTTACATTCACCCTgctgttaaaaaataaagaagtttTTCTCTGCCCAGTTTGCAGCTATTCCTATGTGCACAACCATAGTAAGGATCAGTTTGTTCCCCCTTCTCGAAGTCGAACACGTCGATGTTCCGCGCGTCGCcaacatgtgtgcatatgtggcCCACTTGGCGTTGACTTAAATGGAGAGCGGCGCGTCGCCCTTAAGAGGTCATCACATACTGTTGGGTAACTGCCTCCTGGCGTTCCCATTGGCACCCCCTTCACTTCCAAATGCACGAAGGAGGAAATGGCGAACTGGGGATTAATCGAAATGGTACGTTACCGCAAAAAATTGACTGAACTGACTTGGCAGCTACGTGTAACGTTATCTTACTCCCcttgtgaagaaaaaaacgcgcacCGCTCATTTGCGTCCTCTCGGGGGGGATGGACGGGTGGAGTTAAAAAACTTTTGggatgttttttctttttttaaaccagatagccaaaatgtttaaaaaaaaaaaaaaaatgcaaaatggctagctcgtTCAGGTAGTTTTTCACCcgaatgaatataaaaaagtaatacgTTAATAAAGGGAACTTCAAAATTTACCAATTCGTTGGGGATTCCCCTGTAGTGGTCAACATGTAACATATTGCAGGAAGTAGTTTTCCCGCGCTTTAGCCGTTTTGCCGATTGACCGCTCCAACATGCATATACACACGTGGGTAAGCACGGGCAAAGTATGGCGAAAGTCTGCCAGGTTGGGTTGCTCCCCTTATACGAATTAACCCTGTGAAGCCACCCCAACGCAACGATGTTGGAACGCCGCTTCAAAGGGTTACCCATTTGCCATTAGTTAACGTATTTTTCTTCGCCACCACACGTGATGCCTTCCTCTTATTTGCGAGGTTTCACACGTTTGCATAAGCCTAATGGAAATGTAAATGGTGTAGAAgcttcacaaaaaggggtgcaTTGTCCTCGTCATACGTACACTACTAAAGCATTTGTATCCTTACTCACAATAGCATTGGCTATATGCATAGGTTGGCCCCACGCATGGGTATGCACTTTTGGGGAGCGCTACTCTAACTCTTCACAACCCTACCGACTCTGCCAAACTGGCCATTCTTGACAAAGACAAAAGGGACGTttcaaaacaaaaagaaaaattacttcAATCCATTTTGGGAGAACAAAACTGGGATAGTACCTCGTTTGCCCCTCTGTTGCACACACGCGAGGGGCGGGAAAAAAgaccaaaaaaatgttaacacCATGTCCGCACGATAGCAAATGTACATGACGCGAAGTAACCACGTTATGCGCGAATTCGTATGTACCGTCATACTACTACGCTGAATGGTAAAAAACTTGGGTAAAAAGCTCATTGTGTGAGCCATCCCCAGGTGGGAGGGGAACAAACATGTCCAAAGGggcatacacaaaaaaaaaaaagagcagtGTGTTTTTTTGGGAAGAAGGGCTGAgtagtacatataaatgttcaTACCGTATCATCTCACCTGTGTGTAGTTGtgccaatttgtttttccaaatgggagAGCGAATCGTGTGATTCCTTTTTGTGCAAGAAGGGGTACACAAATGGTGACATGCTGGCATGCGCAATTGCCTGTGTGCGAAGTGGCGTACGTGCACATCAATGTTACAGAtacgtgtgtgcatataatgtacatttatgtacactTACATTTGCGTATACTTTTATGTATACTTTTATATGTGCATGCGTCCCGGCGCACACACACCGCACGGCtttttgtgaagaaaaacttCTCGAAAGGGGTATATACCTCCGCTCCGCCGCTATATAAAAAGTTTTACACGTAggcatgcatatataaagcaatccaatatatatatatgcgcgtATGCACAGCTGCACGGATGGAGGtagggttttttttccaccgaGGGGAATACGCTGCGGCCTGCGCACCCGTTTCTCCACCTTCTCCCGTGCGTATCCCTTCTGCGTATACCCCCTGCGTATGCCCGCGGACATGcacttttttccctcccccttgtACGGCACCCAAATGGCGGGAATGTGACATATCGGAGGAAAAGCGCGAGCGGGGATCATGGGGCATGGCCCCGAAAAAGGTATGCTAAACTGCATGAGTTTGCGGCACATGGGGGGGttattcatttaataaaAGCGCATCGCGTGGAGCGCGAAGGCGAACGTGAACCGGCGATTATGCCGTGCGCGCACGCTCGGGAGCACGCACAAAtggtataatttatatatatattatgtacacGTGTATGTGCGCGTATGTGAGCGTGTACGAGTATGCACGCGCGGGCGTACCTCCGCGCCATCGCCCCATGCgcgtgcatatatatgcaaatttatacatttatatattttaccttttacGTTTTGCATCTTTTGCTCACCGCGCGAAACGCGCCGCTCCCCCGTATGCACTCGCGgtgagacaaaaaaaaagtaccctcGCACGGGGCACATTTTCGgaaaaatttgattaacTGGGTTAGCCCAGTAGGCCGTGCGGCGACATGGTAAAATGGCGAACTGCCAATTTTGTCCCATTGCGTTTTTAAGAATGGTGAATATATATAGCCCATGTTTGATGCTTTCTTTCGCGATTTGGCGGTATGCCCATATGGCATACCGAtttggtgatttttttttttttttttttgccaaaattgcctgaacagtacatacaaaaaaaaaaaaaaaaaaagcgtatcatttttttttttaatttttcgattcgtttatatatttaattttttttttttttaaattataattttaaacatttaaaatataaaaaaggaaaacatttttgcattaaaaaaaaaaaaaaaacgcatatatgtatacatttatacgtttttatattcacatatttatattttccaattGACAAAACATTATTTAcccattttaaataaaaaaaaaaaaaatcgcattTTATGTGAAAAAGCAAAGTTTCACACGTGAAATTaacgaaaaaggaagtgtAAGCGTATAACCGCTACTCagttatatacattttttttttttttttttatatactcgtaaaaaatgtcagcaaaaggaaaaaccgGTCGCAAAAAGGCTGTTAAGGGAACCTCTAACTCTGCCAAGGCAGGACTTCAATTCCCAGTGGGAAGAATTGGAAGatacttaaaaaaaggaaagtatGCCAAGAGAGTAGGAGCAGGAGCACCTGTGTACCTGGCCGCCGTGCTGGAGTACTTGTGTGCAGAAATTTTAGAGTTGGCTGGAAATGCTGCAAGAGATAATAAGAAGTCCAGAATTACCCCAAGGCACATACAGCTAGCTGTGAGAAATGATGAAGAATTGAACAAATTCTTGGCAGGAGTTACATTCGCATCCGGAGGAGTTTTGCCAAACATCCATAATGTGTTACTACCAAAGAAGTCGCAACTTAAATCGGGGGCCACTGCTAACCAGGACTATTAAGaatgtctcctttttttttctgagtttttcctttttttttttttcgtagcACGTACTGTGTGTATTTATAAGTGTGTAAATGCTTATGAGCACACACAGTGCGGTGTGTGTACAGTACCGTATGGTGTAAAGAAGAATCGCCAGCCTAGAATATCCTTTCCCTGCtgatatatacatttt
Coding sequences within:
- a CDS encoding histone H3, putative (encoded by transcript PVX_114020A), translated to MARTKQTARKSTGGKAPRKQLASKAARKSAPVSTGIKKPHRYRPGTVALREIRKFQKSTDLLIRKLPFQRLVREIAQEYKTDLRFQSQAVLALQEAAEAYLVGLFEDTNLCAIHAKRVTIMPKDIQLARRIRGERS
- a CDS encoding histone H2A, putative (encoded by transcript PVX_114015A) yields the protein MSAKGKTGRKKAVKGTSNSAKAGLQFPVGRIGRYLKKGKYAKRVGAGAPVYLAAVLEYLCAEILELAGNAARDNKKSRITPRHIQLAVRNDEELNKFLAGVTFASGGVLPNIHNVLLPKKSQLKSGATANQDY
- a CDS encoding hypothetical protein, conserved (encoded by transcript PVX_114025A), which gives rise to METNTNGRKPIEEVSSSTEQLANQKSIANLTSVDNIQNEQINVDENKYNYFNYTQSETLLKNQIHSIANVRTDTQERNIFSEHNLNHPCIDRFQVNLSGQDRGGADGGEADNDYTDAEVQMRNQQDILKILEDEDAHLGLGGAPGLAGPPGMADAPGMVDPPLMADSPLMGVHSGESLLGNAGDAENGKNDSMEIGGEAPKGGLLKEGEVNEDPLARSSHHEVACSGEEHPAGGAPTATEAGAAEGVAAGVAVAGADPTQGDGQPPSHIHAPEEKAEIDVILSRFRGKDGGKDGGKDKSAERCRSKYKDKFLRLFRKAACPNQVKDQPTGMNEVTPVKEGVGGRRRASSTEGSSGGPYIQHYLSGSFNEYNRGHWKGGFHERGFQVRDFQQGNFHQGTPSGAHIPMQIPTGAMQRGVENLGEEPPFGRKKQSSVDPFEGKKQSSVAPFEGKEQSSVAPFWRKSQHVVPPLRESRTCSIKTDDHLTRGLPNEYTAGAYLEAHKGGIETLAAMGAVGAMEAVGPYSPGERPPRGGEQKLSCESIARKIYSLEKVKSFMSNNTFLKDKKDLLQKRRQLSKEVNFFCRHYNVLMCFFLYIICFAFVTASICYDSWKVHQMELKSKSTQKAVHIDIGATTIRRVEKVSKQNGDVTLSIDKEQTMESLIANEICKPVTKEELEKLLTFLASNNMLRDEQNPVDPTKGELTDEFLVDALKNPAHVGLLNDQKLVLTRKHIFGPTIYNLECKFLAKIKKAGTYHTILLYAILIFLLIPICLLFHILLNYKKGKNVLLVKYISFLFVNVALITMISSLFSVNRAYNIPLCVMHDGSSDICEDGTSIHLMRSSIILLIFSNLFFCKFVHFVRKEGASPSGSIV